A genomic stretch from Penicillium digitatum chromosome 4, complete sequence includes:
- a CDS encoding Short-chain dehydrogenase/reductase SDR produces the protein MEHTSPKGGPSPSPSREPRLHLPSTTDPPGPQNPARPLVWLIFGATGHMGRSLVKTALANNDLVAAVGRTYENSPAAMKELESANCIGLLCDVRARETVKRVIDQTISHFGRIDILANCSGYGVIGACEDQDEFDIRNQFETNFTGTLNMIQLSLPHFRQRRAGRYLIFSSTSGALGVPGLGPYCASKYAVEGLMESMLYEVDSFNIKGTLVEPGHMRRDDIGDMVSPSAQAPDPSEYQLSAPLPLYGHFLVKPPSEPYDTTTSPAAHARRMLMWLGDKQPASAVKAAHLVWQLGHCSYPPLRLILGTYAVESVRDRLKCIIEEIEDWKYLSFPMGETQLPAGAGRERSSFQEEAEGGSELGNG, from the exons ATGGAGCACACATCCCCCAAAGGAGGGCCCTCTCCTTCACCATCACGCGAACCAAGACTTCATCTCCCTTCAACAACCGATCCACCGGGCCCCCAAAATCCTGCCAGGCCCCTCGTATGGCTG ATCTTCGGTGCAACCGGGCACATGGGCCGCTCTCTAGTCAAAACCGCCCTCGCGAACAATGACCTCGTAGCAGCTGTCGGACGCACATACGAGAACAGCCCCGCAGCAATGAAAGAGCTCGAATCAGCAAATTGCATCGGACTCCTATGCGACGTACGAGCGCGCGAGACCGTGAAACGCGTTATCGACCAAACAATATCCCACTTCGGCCGAATCGACATACTCGCAAATTGCTCCGGCTACGGCGTCATCGGCGCCTGCGAAGACCAAGATGAATTCGACATCCGCAATCAATTCGAAACAAACTTCACAGGAACTCTGAACATGATCCAGCTATCTTTGCCGCATTTCCGTCAGCGGCGAGCGGGGAGATATCTCATTTTCAGTTCGAcgtctggtgcacttggtgtGCCGGGGCTCGGACCATACTGTGCTTCCAAATACGCTGTCGAGGGCTTGATGgagagtatgttgtacgagGTGGATAGTTTTAATATTAAGGGTACGCTTGTTGAGCCGGGGCATATGCGGAGGGATGATATTGGGGATATGGTTTCGCCGTCTGCGCAGGCGCCGGACCCATCTGAATATCAGCTTTCGGCGCCTTTGCCGCTCTATGGTCATTTTTTAGTGAAGCCGCCCAGTGAGCCGTATGATACGACTACGTCTCCAGCGGCGCATGCGCGACGGATGCTTATGTGGCTTGGGGACAAGCAGCCGGCTAGTGCGGTTAAGGCGGCGCATTTGGTTTGGCAACTTGGGCATTGCTCTTACCCGCCGTTGAGGTTGATTCTAGGTACATATGCTGTTGAGAGTGTGCGGGATCGGTTGAAGTGTATCATTGAGGAGATTGAAGATTGGAAATATCTTAGTTTCCCGATGGGTGAGACGCAACTGCCGGCTGGAGCGGGGCGTGAGAGATCTTCTTTTCAGGAGGAAGCCGAAGGAGGGAGTGAATTGGGCAATGGATGA
- a CDS encoding Leucyl-tRNA synthetase: MQSISRLRLTSAIAPGRIHTRPTLRALSPIYTLTRLSSTSTRRLDLPALDKKWHAKWERDRAAPRSIPDATDKPKSYILSMFPYPSGTLHMGHLRVYTISDVISRFYKMRGHDVLHPMGWDAFGLPAENAAIERGIDPAVWTYENILKMKEQLRCISAEFDWDRELATCSPDFYEHTQRIFLMLYKKNLAYQAEALVNYDPVDKTVLANEQVDANGFSWRSGAKVEKLNLKQWFFKITDFKEALLKDLDSLAEGWPERVLSMQRNWLGQSYGAKVTFPVTIGRADQVDVNVFTTRPDTLYGVEYLALSLNHPIVLKAAEKDETLRKFLNDASSLAPDSKAGYRLSDIEVSHPLCKIDAETPHLLKKLPVFVAPYVLSDYGEGAVMGVPGHDTRDMMFFRENVKSDSIHVVIEAEPSGSETNSSVVPTSDTKAFTQEGFLTSRCGKYQGLHSKEASKLIVNDLEQVGQAAFVESWRLRDWLISRQRYWGAPIPIIHCGNCGPVPVPDKDLPVKLPKIEGEWLKGKKGNPLESSEEWLHTKCPSCNGPARRDTDTMDTFVDSSWYFLRFLDSANKEVPFSPAVMQPVDVYIGGVEHAILHLLYSRFIYKFLSQSELSPNQNSAAPAEPFKVLLSQGMVHGKTFTEPSTGRFLLPSEVDLANPDKPLIQGTQVAPNISFEKMSKSKYNGVDPTTVASKYGADATRAHILFSAPVSEVLEWDETKVVGVERWFNRLWKLVQDTQQTLTEASFSVSEADLKSSTTHATPLPSSLQDLSDSDADAVLATHNTIASVTTCIESNPYGLNTVISDLTKLTNTLASTPAPSPLILYLSISSLLRLLAPIAPALASESWELLHATTNTATTQVPSIFSSPWPSTLLTPDQAENLSSRGGQTVAVQINGKLRCAVTIPRMETPTASQGKNAHSQEEQDWIVNRVLETAEGNSWLREKNDWEKRRRVIVVKGGKLVNVVF; the protein is encoded by the exons ATGCAATCCATCTCCCGCCTCCGATTAACCAGCGCCATTGCGCCTGGCCGCATTCACACGCGTCCAACCCTACGAGCCCTCTCACCAATCTACACCCTAACCAGACTATCTAGCACCTCAACCCGCCGCCTGGACCTCCCGGCGCTTGACAAAAAATGGCACGCAAAATGGGAAAGGGACCGCGCCGCGCCGCGCTCAATACCCGACGCAACAGATAAACCTAAATCCTACATCCTGTCCATGTTCCCATATCCGTCTGGCACGCTGCACATGGGCCATCTGCGCGTGTATACTATCTCCGATGTGATCTCGCGGTTCTATAAAATGCGCGGACATGATGTGCTCCATCCTATGGGGTGGGATGCATTTGGGCTGCCCGCGGAGAATGCGGCGATTGAGAGGGGTATTGATCCTGCGGTTTGGACGTATGAGAACattttgaagatgaaggagcAGTTGAGGTGCATTTCGGCGGAGTTTGACTGGGATCGG GAGCTGGCTACGTGTTCCCCGGATTTCTACGAGCATACCCAGCGCATCTTTTTGATGTTGTATAAGAAGAATTTAGCGTACCAGGCGGAAGCGTTGGTCAATTATGACCCTGTTGATAAGACTGTTTTGGCAAATGAGCAG GTTGATGCCAATGGATTCTCGTGGAGGTCTGGGGCTAAGGTTGAAAAGTTAAACTTGAAGCAGTGGTTCTTCAAGATCACTGATTTCAAGGAAGCACTTCTGAAAGACCTCGATTCTCTTGCAGAGGGATGGCCGGAACGTGTGTTGTCTATGCAGCGCAATTGGCTTGGACAGTCTTACGGAGCTAAGGTCACATTCCCTGTGACAATTGGACGGGCTGATCAAGTCGATGTGAATGTGTTCACTACCCGTCCAGACACTTTATATGGTGTAGAGTATCTGGCACTCTCTTTGAATCACCCTATTGTGTTGAAGGCCGCCGAGAAAGATGAAACACTTCGCAAATTCCTGAATGATGCTTCATCGCTTGCACCAGACTCCAAAGCAGGATACCGGTTATCCGACATTGAGGTGTCTCATCCACTGTGCAAAATTGATGCAGAAACCCCCCACTTATTAAAGAAGCTTCCTGTCTTTGTGGCACCTTATGTCCTTAGCGACTATGGCGAAGGAGCAGTCATGGGTGTTCCGGGCCATGACACCAGGGACATGATGTTCTTTAGGGAAAATGTGAAATCTGACTCGATCCATGTTGTCATCGAGGCTGAGCCAAGTGGCAGTGAGACAAACAGCAGTGTTGTCCCGACGTCAGACACAAAAGCTTTCACACAAGAGGGCTTTTTGACCTCGCGCTGCGGGAAGTACCAGGGGTTACACTCCAAGGAGGCATCAAAACTGATTGTCAATGACCTGGAGCAGGTCGGTCAGGCTGCATTCGTCGAGAGCTGGCGTCTGCGGGATTGGTTGATCAGTCGTCAAAGATACTGGGGGGCACCTATCCCCATCATTCACTGCGGGAACTGTGGTCCTGTGCCGGTGCCCGACAAGGATCTTCCAGTAAAGCTGCCGAAGATCGAGGGAGAGTGGCTCAAGGGAAAGAAGGGAAACCCTTTGGAGTCCTCAGAGGAATGGCTTCATACAAAATGCCCCAGTTGCAATGGTCCTGCTCGACGCGACACAGACACTATGGACACCTTCGTGGACTCGTCCTGGTACTTCTTGCGGTTCTTGGACTCTGCGAACAAGGAAGTCCCGTTCTCACCTGCGGTAATGCAGCCGGTGGATGTGTATATCGGTGGTGTCGAGCATGCCATTCTGCATCTCCTCTACTCTCGATTCATCTACAAATTCCTCTCTCAATCTGAGCTGTCCCCAAATCAGAACTCTGCTGCACCCGCAGAGCCATTCAAAGTGCTTCTCAGCCAAGGCATGGTCCACGGAAAGACCTTCACTGAGCCCTCAACCGGCCGCTTTCTTCTCCCGTCTGAAGTTGACCTGGCCAACCCAGACAAGCCTTTGATACAGGGAACACAAGTCGCCCCTAATATCTCCTTTGAAAAGATGTCCAAGAGCAAGTACAACGGCGTGGACCCTACCACCGTCGCATCAAAGTACGGCGCCGATGCAACTCGCGCGCACATTCTGTTCTCCGCACCGGTCAGCGAAGTTCTGGAATGGGACGAAACCAAGGTCGTCGGCGTCGAGCGCTGGTTCAATCGACTGTGGAAACTAGTCCAAGACACCCAGCAGACCCTAACAGAGGCATCATTCTCCGTGTCGGAGGCAGACCTGAAATCTTCGACCACGCATGCCACTCCGCTCCCGTCATCGCTCCAGGACCTGAGCGACTCTGACGCAGACGCAGTCCTAGCTACCCACAACACCATTGCATCCGTCACCACCTGCATCGAAAGCAACCCCTACGGCCTGAACACAGTCATCTCAGACCTAACCAAGCTGACCAACACCCTGGCCTCAACACCCGCCCCCTCCCCTCTCATCCTATACCTGTCCATCTCATCCCTCCTTCGTCTACTAGCCCCCATCGCTCCAGCCCTAGCCTCTGAATCATGGGAACTCCTACACGCAACCACAAATACCGCTACAACACAAGTCCCATCGATTTTTTCATCACCCTGGCCTAGCACGCTCCTCACACCGGACCAAGCCGAAAACCTCTCCTCTCGCGGCGGCCAAACGGTCGCCGTCCAAATCAACGGAAAGCTCCGCTGTGCTGTGACCATCCCGCGCATGGAGACTCCGACAGCGTCGCAGGGCAAGAATGCTCATTCACAGGAAGAACAGGATTGGATTGTCAATCGAGTGTTGGAGACTGCTGAAGGGAATTCTTGGCTTCGAGAGAAGAATGATTGGGAGAAGAGACGGCGCGTTATCGTTGTTAAGGGGGGTAAGCTAGTCAACGTTGTTTTCTGA
- a CDS encoding Sucraseferredoxin-like, which translates to MRSILAQSLPRAWSGQTYRICQTIRLLSSTPQRSSRLRARLEIPPPFPVTKTCPEISCNCPPTPALPEGLPIDHEQALNGTMAAYAQQLIICTGQPDWTSRIEDDGENKGWGNLVRGLKSLLGRGGPYLDPFNNVLVTNSSIAPAARSSPSSASAFLFPGFKYIPSIPVNMAPSPDQTTSLTTFIRAYLLPEMLHDMHSSLPAAKQADMTRSPDLISNFPGVVDITHSPTVLICGHGGRDMRCGVMAPALESEFKRVLHARGFTSVDSDGTTVDGPNHANIGLISHVGGHKYAGNVIVYIPPKMTVGTSSEPHPLAGKGIWYGRIEPKHVEGLVGETILGGRVVADHFRGGIDRNGDILRL; encoded by the exons ATGCGATCAATACTCGCGCAATCGCTCCCGCGCGCCTGGAGTGGGCAAACCTATCGAATCTGCCAAACCATCCGCCTACTGTCTAGTACTCCTCAGCGCAGCAGCAGACTCCGCGCACGCCTAGAAATCCCTCCTCCCTTCCCCGTTACCAAGACATGCCCTGAAATAAGCTGCAACTGTCCACCTACGCCTGCCCTGCCGGAGGGTTTACCGATCGATCATGAACAAGCCTTAAATGGGACGATGGCTGCCTACGCGCAGCAGCTTATCATCTGCACAGGACAGCCAGACTGGACGAGTCGGATTGAGGATGATGGTGAAAACAAAGGCTGGGGCAACCTTGTGAGAGgactgaagagcctgctaGGTCGTGGCGGGCCATATCTTGAT CCTTTCAACAATGTTTTGGTCACGAATTCATCTATCGCGCCAGCTGCACGGTCCTCCCCCTCTTCAGCCTCGGCATTCCTCTTCCCCGGCTTCAAATACATTCCGTCAATACCCGTGAACATGGCACCATCGCCTGATCAAACAACCAGTCTCACGACCTTCATACGCGCTTATCTTCTCCCAGAAATGCTCCACGACATGCATTCCTCTCTCCCCGCAGCCAAACAAGCAGACATGACCCGGTCCCCAGACCTAATATCAAATTTCCCGGGAGTAGTCGATATTACCCACTCTCCAACAGTGTTAATATGTGGACATGGAGGTCGTGACATGCGTTGTGGTGTCATGGCCCCCGCCTTGGAAAGCGAGTTCAAGCGCGTATTGCATGCACGAGGATTCACATCCGTGGACAGTGATGGGACCACAGTGGATGGTCCTAACCACGCTAATATTGGTCTGATCAGTCATGTTGGAGGACACAAATACGCAGGCAATGTGATTGTCTACATCCCGCCGAAGATGACAGTAGGAACTTCTTCAGAGCCTCACCCGCTGGCGGGTAAGGGCATTTGGTACGGCCGCATTGAGCCCAAGCATGTGGAGGGGCTTGTCGGGGAGACTATTCTCGGCGGAAGAGTGGTTGCGGATCATTTCCGGGGTGGCATTGACAGGAATGGTGATATTTTGAGGTTGTAG
- a CDS encoding Formate dehydrogenase, producing MGKVLLVLYDGGEHSQQQPKLLGTTENELGIRKWLEDQGHTLVTTSDKEGENSTFDKELVDAEVIITTPFHPGYLTAERLAKAKKLKLAVTAGIGSDHVDLNAANTTNGGITVAEVTGSNVVSVAEHVIMTILLLVRNFVPAHEQIKNGDWDVAAVAKNEFDLEGKVVGTVAVGRIGERVLRRLKPFDCKELLYYDYQPLSAEAEKEIGCRRVEDLEEMLAQCDVVTINCPLHEKTRGLFNKDLISKMKPGAWLVNTARGAIVVKEDVAEALKSGHLRGYGGDVWFPQPAPKDHPLRYAEHPWGGGNAMVPHMSGTSIDAQVRYANGTKSILESYFSGREDYRPEDLIVHKGKYATKAYGQRK from the exons ATG GGCAAAGTTCTTTTGGTTCTCTACGAT GGTGGTGAGCACTCCCAGCAGCAGCCTAAGCTGCTCGGCACCACCGAGAATGAGCTCGGCATTCGCAAGTGGCTTGAGGACCAGGGTCACACCCTGGTGACTACCTCTGACAAGGAGGGCGAGAACTCCACTTTTGATAAAGAGCTCGTCGATGCTGAAGTCATCATCACCACTCC CTTCCACCCCGGCTACCTCACCGCCGAGCGTCTCGCCAAGGCTAAGAAGCTCAAGCTCGCCGTCACTGCCGGTATTGGTTCCGATCACGTCGACCTGAACGCAGCCAACACCACCAACGGCGGAATCACAGTTGCCGAGGTCACCGGCTCCAACGTCGTCTCCGTGGCTGAGCACGTCATCATGaccatcctcctcctcgtccgCAACTTCGTCCCTGCCCATGAGCAGATCAAGAACGGTGACTGGGACGTCGCCGCTGTGGCCAAGAACGAGTTCGATCTCGAGGGTAAGGTTGTCGGCACCGTCGCCGTCGGCCGTATCGGTGAGCGTGTCCTCCGCCGTCTCAAGCCCTTCGACTGCAAGGAACTCCTCTACTACGATTACCAGCCCCTCTCCGCtgaggccgagaaggagatTGGATGCCGTCGTGTCGAGGATCTCGAGGAGATGCTCGCCCAATGTGATGTCGTCACTATTAACTGCCCCCTGCACGAGAAGACCCGCGGTCTCTTCAACAAAGACCTCATCTCCAAGATGAAGCCGGGTGCTTGGCTCGTCAACACCGCCCGCGGTGCCATCGTCGTCAAAGAGGATGTCGCCGAGGCCCTCAAGTCTGGCCACCTCCGGGGTTACGGTGGTGATGTCTGGTTCCCCCAGCCCGCCCCCAAGGACCACCCTCTCCGCTACGCCGAGCACCCCTGGGGTGGCGGCAATGCCATGGTTCCCCACATGTCCGGTACCTCCATCGATGCTCAGGTCCGCTACGCCAACGGTACCAAGAGCATTCTCGAAAGCTACTTCTCCGGCCGTGAGGACTATCGCCCTGAGGACTTGATCGTCCACAAGGGCAAGTACGCCACCAAGGCCTACGGTCAGCGCAAGTAG